A single region of the Longimicrobium terrae genome encodes:
- a CDS encoding 3-hydroxyacyl-CoA dehydrogenase/enoyl-CoA hydratase family protein encodes MRIRKIGVVGAGTMGAGIAALAASAGIPVVLLDIPGEGDRGGPARKGLERIAKSKPAAFMDPARASLITTGNTEDDLGLLADCDWVVEAIIEQPGPKQALYARLEELLGDHALITTNTSGIPMSVLVEGRGESFRRRFLGTHFFNPPRYLRLLEIIPTPETSPEALAALTAFGERMLGKGVVLARDVPGFIANRIGVFGSVQTMRLMEEHDLTIDEVDLINGPLTGRPKSATFRTADLSGLDILKHVRGGLAEATGEDFTMPKWALDLVDQGRLGEKTGAGFYSKQGKQIQTLDWKTGEYAPQQKPEIPGVAEIAKKPLADRIRGVLQLEGKYGAFARAQFARAWHYALEKAPELAYDIVGVDRALEWGFAFEAGPFRQMDAVGLDLVRQTMAEEGLDEPELLTKAGDRFYSEDGRTFLAFDGSRQTLPEAEGVISLASVRRAGGVLEENDEAALLDLGDGVALLEFRSKMGTLGEGVLRMIRAAIEHVDRDGRAGLVISHDDPRAFSAGANLVATLTAAREGRWDELEQSVRFFQDTVTGLRKAPFPVVVAPFGLTLGGGAEITLHADRVQAHAETYVGLVETGVGLLPAGGGTKELLFRFTSELQPYEESDLFDGVRRAFGIIAMATTSASALEARKLGFLREADRVSMNRDHLIADAKLRVLDLAPGYAPPPPRTIPALGQRAIGNLRYGVWSLHEGGQISDHEVLIATEIARVLCGGEGAPRQVSEQDILDLEREGFLRLLGTEKTQERIEYTLKTGKPLRN; translated from the coding sequence ATGCGAATCCGAAAGATCGGCGTGGTGGGCGCGGGAACCATGGGCGCGGGGATCGCCGCCCTGGCCGCGAGCGCGGGCATCCCCGTGGTGCTGCTGGACATCCCCGGCGAGGGCGACCGCGGCGGGCCGGCGCGCAAGGGACTGGAGCGCATCGCCAAGAGCAAGCCGGCGGCCTTCATGGATCCCGCGCGCGCCAGCCTCATCACCACCGGCAACACCGAAGACGATCTGGGCCTGCTGGCGGACTGTGACTGGGTGGTGGAGGCCATCATCGAGCAGCCCGGGCCCAAGCAGGCGCTGTACGCCCGGCTGGAGGAACTGCTCGGCGACCACGCCCTCATCACCACCAACACCTCCGGCATCCCCATGTCGGTGCTGGTGGAAGGCCGCGGCGAAAGCTTCCGCAGGCGCTTTCTGGGCACGCACTTCTTCAACCCGCCGCGCTACCTGCGGCTGCTGGAGATCATCCCCACGCCGGAAACCTCGCCCGAGGCGCTGGCCGCGCTCACCGCGTTCGGCGAGCGGATGCTGGGCAAGGGCGTCGTGCTCGCCAGGGACGTCCCGGGCTTCATCGCCAACCGCATCGGCGTGTTCGGCAGCGTGCAGACCATGCGGCTGATGGAGGAGCACGACCTTACCATCGACGAAGTCGACCTCATCAACGGCCCGCTCACCGGCCGCCCCAAGAGCGCCACCTTCCGCACGGCGGACCTGTCCGGCCTCGACATCCTCAAGCACGTACGTGGCGGCCTGGCCGAAGCGACGGGCGAGGACTTCACCATGCCCAAATGGGCGCTGGACCTGGTGGATCAGGGGCGGCTGGGCGAAAAGACGGGCGCGGGCTTCTACAGCAAGCAGGGCAAGCAGATCCAGACGCTGGACTGGAAGACGGGCGAGTACGCGCCGCAGCAGAAGCCGGAAATCCCCGGCGTGGCGGAAATCGCCAAGAAGCCGCTCGCCGACCGCATCCGCGGCGTGCTGCAGCTGGAAGGAAAGTACGGCGCGTTCGCCCGCGCCCAGTTTGCCCGCGCCTGGCACTACGCACTGGAAAAGGCGCCGGAGCTGGCGTACGACATCGTGGGCGTGGACCGCGCGCTGGAGTGGGGCTTCGCGTTCGAGGCGGGCCCGTTCCGCCAGATGGACGCCGTCGGGCTGGATCTCGTCCGGCAGACGATGGCGGAAGAGGGGCTGGATGAGCCGGAGCTGCTGACCAAGGCCGGCGACCGCTTCTACAGCGAGGACGGCCGCACCTTCCTCGCGTTCGATGGATCGCGGCAGACGCTGCCGGAAGCCGAGGGCGTGATCTCGCTCGCGTCGGTGCGCCGCGCGGGCGGCGTGCTGGAGGAGAACGACGAGGCGGCGCTGCTGGATCTGGGCGACGGCGTGGCGCTGCTGGAGTTCCGCAGCAAGATGGGCACGCTGGGCGAAGGCGTACTGCGGATGATCCGCGCCGCCATCGAACACGTGGACCGGGACGGACGCGCCGGGCTCGTCATCAGCCACGACGATCCGCGGGCGTTCAGCGCGGGGGCCAATCTGGTCGCCACGCTCACCGCCGCGCGCGAGGGGCGCTGGGACGAACTGGAGCAGTCCGTCCGCTTCTTTCAGGACACGGTCACCGGGCTGCGCAAGGCGCCGTTCCCCGTCGTCGTCGCGCCGTTCGGGCTTACGCTGGGCGGCGGGGCGGAAATCACGCTGCACGCCGACCGCGTTCAGGCGCACGCGGAAACGTACGTCGGCCTGGTTGAAACGGGCGTGGGCCTGCTTCCGGCGGGCGGCGGCACCAAGGAACTGCTCTTCCGCTTCACCTCCGAGCTTCAGCCGTACGAGGAGTCGGACCTGTTCGACGGCGTGCGCCGCGCGTTCGGCATCATCGCCATGGCGACGACCTCCGCGAGCGCACTGGAGGCGCGGAAGCTGGGCTTTCTGCGCGAGGCGGACCGCGTGAGCATGAACCGCGACCACCTGATCGCGGACGCCAAACTGAGGGTGCTGGATCTGGCGCCGGGCTACGCGCCGCCGCCGCCGCGCACCATCCCCGCGCTGGGCCAGCGCGCCATCGGCAACCTGCGCTACGGCGTGTGGTCGCTGCACGAGGGCGGGCAGATCAGCGACCACGAGGTGCTGATCGCCACCGAAATCGCCCGCGTGCTCTGCGGCGGCGAAGGCGCGCCGCGCCAGGTGAGCGAGCAGGACATTCTGGACCTGGAGCGCGAGGGATTCCTTCGCCTGCTGGGGACGGAAAAGACGCAGGAGCGCATCGAGTACACGCTCAAGACCGGTAAGCCGCTGCGGAACTGA